Proteins encoded within one genomic window of Aerococcus viridans:
- a CDS encoding amino acid ABC transporter permease: MDFAGAFQWMNIQFLLDGLWVTLQVTFYAIIFSLILGGIFGVVRFMGIPILSKALGLVIDIIRNLPLLLIIFFTYFALPQLGIRLNIFWAAVGALTIFESAMISEIIRGGLNAIPKGQAEAGLSTGLTRVQTLIYILLPQAVRSMAPSIVSQLIALIKDTSLATIISLPELTHNAKIIYNQNTAYVIPMFVIMTFLYWLVCYILSKFSKYLSNRRSNKAVAKDGALKTPA, encoded by the coding sequence ATGGATTTTGCAGGTGCATTTCAATGGATGAATATCCAGTTTTTACTTGATGGTCTATGGGTTACGCTTCAAGTAACGTTTTACGCTATCATATTCTCGTTAATTTTAGGTGGTATTTTTGGGGTTGTTCGTTTTATGGGGATTCCAATTTTATCTAAAGCTTTAGGGCTAGTTATTGATATTATTCGTAACTTACCCTTACTATTGATTATCTTCTTTACTTATTTTGCTTTGCCACAATTAGGGATTCGCTTAAATATTTTCTGGGCAGCAGTAGGGGCTTTGACCATATTTGAGTCAGCCATGATTTCAGAAATTATTCGTGGTGGATTGAATGCTATTCCAAAAGGGCAGGCAGAAGCAGGGCTTTCAACCGGTTTAACCCGTGTTCAAACCTTGATATATATTCTATTACCCCAAGCTGTGCGGTCAATGGCACCTTCGATTGTGTCGCAATTGATTGCCTTGATTAAGGATACATCGCTTGCGACAATTATTTCCTTACCGGAATTGACCCATAATGCGAAGATCATCTACAACCAAAATACAGCATATGTGATTCCAATGTTTGTGATCATGACCTTCCTATATTGGCTAGTATGTTATATCTTGTCTAAATTTTCAAAATACTTATCAAACCGACGTTCTAACAAGGCCGTAGCAAAAGATGGTGCTTTGAAAACACCGGCATAG
- a CDS encoding amino acid ABC transporter permease has product MFELLTNYSDLIIEGFINTLIASVIALIASLILGGLVGIFQTLDNKVLAKIGDIYVEFFRNIPLLIIVMFFYVVIPLYGMDITGFQSGIIGLTLYTSAFIADVVRSGIDAVPEGQKEAAISQGMTYVQTMQYVVLPQAVKIVIPPLGNQFINLVKNSSILAMVAGLDLMYYGDLIASETFNTLGTYTMIAGMYLVITVPLTLLVSYIEKRLAQQDVR; this is encoded by the coding sequence ATGTTTGAATTATTAACAAATTATTCTGATTTAATTATTGAAGGATTTATCAATACCTTGATTGCATCAGTGATCGCTCTGATTGCTTCCTTAATTCTTGGTGGTTTAGTGGGTATTTTCCAAACCTTAGATAATAAGGTTTTAGCTAAAATTGGTGATATCTATGTAGAATTTTTCCGTAATATCCCTTTATTGATTATTGTGATGTTTTTCTATGTAGTTATTCCTTTATATGGGATGGATATTACCGGATTCCAATCAGGGATTATCGGTTTAACCCTTTATACATCAGCCTTTATCGCGGATGTTGTGCGTTCAGGGATTGATGCTGTACCTGAAGGGCAAAAAGAAGCAGCTATTTCACAAGGGATGACTTACGTGCAAACGATGCAGTACGTGGTTTTACCGCAAGCTGTGAAAATTGTGATTCCACCACTAGGTAACCAATTTATCAACTTAGTAAAAAACTCTTCTATTCTAGCTATGGTAGCTGGGTTAGATTTAATGTATTACGGTGATTTAATTGCCAGTGAAACCTTTAATACTTTAGGGACTTACACAATGATTGCAGGTATGTACTTGGTCATTACAGTACCTTTAACTTTATTAGTTTCATATATTGAAAAACGATTAGCACAACAGGACGTACGTTAG
- a CDS encoding glutamate ABC transporter substrate-binding protein, translating to MKKLWRIVALVAFAFLATACTSSAASQQDIAERIDSEAYPVITWGVKVDTNLFGKYNIAENRIEGFDIDMAKEITNRVGGENAEAEFVEVTSKTRIPLLKNGNVDALIATMTITEDRLKQVDFSQVYFDAGQALMVPEDSDIEGVESLTSEHTVLAVKGSTSAQRIKEAAPDANVLELENYAEAFTALKSGQGDTMTTDNAILLGIMEQNPGYKIAGSTFTNEPYGIAINKGQDAFLNEVNQAIDDMVADGTYQEIYAKWFGDDTESSIAE from the coding sequence ATGAAAAAACTATGGCGAATTGTCGCGCTAGTGGCTTTTGCTTTCTTGGCTACGGCCTGTACAAGCTCTGCTGCTAGCCAACAGGATATTGCTGAGCGAATCGACAGTGAAGCCTACCCGGTCATCACTTGGGGGGTAAAAGTCGATACCAACTTATTTGGGAAATATAATATTGCAGAAAACCGTATCGAAGGTTTTGATATCGATATGGCGAAAGAAATTACCAACCGTGTCGGTGGGGAAAATGCCGAAGCAGAATTTGTCGAGGTAACCTCAAAAACCCGTATTCCTTTACTGAAAAACGGGAACGTAGATGCTTTGATTGCAACCATGACCATCACAGAAGATCGGTTAAAACAAGTTGACTTTAGTCAAGTGTACTTTGACGCTGGGCAAGCCTTGATGGTACCTGAAGATTCTGATATAGAAGGTGTTGAGAGCTTGACGAGTGAACATACCGTTTTGGCGGTAAAAGGGTCTACATCAGCCCAACGAATTAAAGAAGCAGCGCCGGATGCGAATGTCTTAGAGTTAGAAAACTACGCTGAAGCCTTCACAGCCTTAAAATCAGGTCAAGGGGACACGATGACTACTGATAATGCGATTTTATTAGGGATCATGGAACAAAATCCAGGTTACAAAATTGCTGGATCAACCTTTACAAATGAACCATACGGTATTGCCATCAACAAGGGTCAAGATGCCTTCTTAAATGAAGTAAACCAAGCCATTGATGATATGGTAGCTGATGGTACATATCAAGAAATATATGCAAAATGGTTTGGTGACGATACTGAGTCATCAATTGCAGAGTAG
- a CDS encoding amino acid ABC transporter ATP-binding protein, whose protein sequence is MITFDHVEKYYGKFHALKDINLKIDEGEVVTLIGPSGSGKSTLIRTINALEKVDSGHLFVDGKDITDRNTDIRQIRRDCGMVFQHFELYPHMTVLENVTLAPLKVLKKSDKDAQDRAERLLQRVNMWDKRDAYPGQLSGGQKQRVAIARGLAMRPKMMLFDEPTSALDPEMVGEVLDQMKRIAFEDNMTMVVVTHEMGFAKEISNRTIFMADGEILEDRPSKEFFEDPHDERAIQFLSKIIV, encoded by the coding sequence ATGATTACATTTGATCATGTTGAAAAATATTATGGTAAATTCCACGCGTTGAAAGACATTAATCTGAAGATAGACGAGGGTGAAGTTGTGACCTTGATTGGACCTTCTGGTTCTGGTAAATCAACTTTGATTCGGACGATAAATGCTTTAGAGAAGGTAGATTCAGGCCATTTATTTGTTGACGGGAAAGACATTACAGACCGCAACACTGACATTCGTCAAATTCGCCGCGACTGCGGTATGGTGTTCCAACACTTCGAATTATATCCTCACATGACTGTGTTAGAAAATGTAACATTGGCGCCTTTAAAAGTCTTGAAGAAAAGCGATAAAGACGCCCAAGATAGAGCAGAGCGATTATTACAACGTGTAAACATGTGGGATAAACGTGACGCTTACCCAGGTCAATTATCTGGTGGGCAAAAACAACGTGTGGCCATCGCACGTGGTCTAGCTATGCGTCCGAAAATGATGCTATTTGACGAACCAACTTCAGCTCTTGACCCAGAAATGGTTGGGGAAGTATTGGACCAAATGAAACGTATCGCTTTTGAGGACAATATGACTATGGTTGTTGTAACGCATGAGATGGGCTTTGCCAAAGAAATATCGAATAGAACCATCTTTATGGCAGACGGAGAAATTTTAGAAGACCGTCCATCAAAAGAGTTCTTCGAAGATCCTCATGATGAACGTGCCATTCAATTCCTAAGCAAGATCATAGTCTAA
- a CDS encoding hydrolase produces MNQPKNGSQNISSQFRSDMVMVPEVINEASGIRVFGRTLKSFVFTTDVATILYCNADAVLAVYPFSPHPAIISAVTSVASQPVFAGVGGGTTQGKRSVDIALFAEATGVQGVVVNAPMTAENILDIEHTVDSPIVATVVSAYNDIEARISAGADILNVSGGKETAAIVERIRRDFPDVPIIATGGNNEDTIRKVIEAGANAVSWTPPTTGEIFKEKMVKYRKDRREDFLETHDGMTLREFEEYIEEHPEAEKNYSEDSSDGYL; encoded by the coding sequence TTGAATCAACCAAAAAACGGCTCTCAAAATATCTCTTCTCAGTTTAGAAGCGATATGGTGATGGTGCCAGAAGTTATTAACGAAGCATCCGGTATTCGCGTGTTTGGACGAACTTTAAAATCATTTGTCTTTACAACTGACGTCGCCACAATCCTATACTGTAATGCGGATGCCGTCTTAGCTGTCTACCCATTCTCCCCGCATCCTGCGATCATTTCAGCAGTGACATCAGTAGCCAGTCAACCTGTATTTGCCGGTGTTGGTGGCGGTACAACTCAGGGTAAGCGTAGCGTAGATATTGCCCTTTTTGCCGAAGCGACAGGGGTTCAAGGGGTTGTGGTGAATGCACCGATGACTGCAGAAAATATTTTAGATATTGAGCACACCGTCGACTCCCCGATTGTAGCGACAGTTGTCTCTGCCTATAATGATATTGAAGCACGGATTTCTGCCGGTGCGGATATCTTAAACGTTTCAGGAGGCAAAGAAACAGCCGCTATTGTTGAACGGATTCGCCGGGATTTCCCAGATGTGCCGATTATCGCAACTGGGGGCAATAATGAAGACACCATTCGTAAGGTGATTGAAGCTGGCGCTAACGCCGTTTCCTGGACACCGCCGACTACTGGTGAGATATTTAAAGAGAAAATGGTCAAATACCGTAAAGACCGCCGCGAGGACTTCCTTGAAACCCATGATGGTATGACCTTACGTGAATTTGAGGAATATATTGAGGAACATCCAGAAGCTGAAAAGAATTATAGTGAAGATTCTTCTGATGGCTATCTGTAA
- a CDS encoding M24 family metallopeptidase: MDQEHSNRLITIQQQVKNHNLDALIISDKASIDYYTGVIFDPMERFWLLIIQPDKGPQIIANKLFVFDELADVDVTWVDDNYTIAEAFANLADFPATDAPLRIGVDKLWRADQLLAIAKTYNQATFEVGSDLVDAQRAIKTAEEQEKMRKASDINDRAMARLIEEVLPLGLDELAAVDQLARIYDEEGADAGFSFEPIIAYGSNGADPHHESDHTLPKLGDSIVIDIGCKHEEYCSDMTRTVYYGEPSAEAKRVYDIVLEANLRGINAVKVGETLANVDAAARDYITAQGYGDQFTHRLGHFIGREVHEKGDVSKANTDTIKDGNIFSIEPGVYLTGNTAVRIEDLVIAHDGGTENLNHFTKDMLIIQPK; encoded by the coding sequence ATGGATCAAGAACATAGCAACCGACTAATAACCATTCAACAACAAGTTAAAAACCACAACTTAGATGCCCTAATCATTAGCGACAAGGCATCCATCGACTACTACACCGGTGTCATTTTTGACCCCATGGAACGTTTTTGGTTATTGATTATACAGCCGGATAAAGGTCCACAAATTATCGCTAACAAGCTATTTGTATTCGACGAATTAGCTGATGTTGACGTCACTTGGGTAGATGATAACTACACAATCGCTGAAGCCTTCGCAAATCTAGCGGATTTCCCAGCAACCGACGCCCCACTACGAATCGGCGTGGATAAATTGTGGCGGGCTGACCAACTATTAGCCATCGCCAAAACATACAACCAGGCCACTTTTGAAGTAGGATCTGACTTAGTTGATGCCCAAAGAGCTATTAAAACCGCTGAAGAACAAGAAAAAATGCGTAAAGCTTCAGACATTAACGACCGTGCCATGGCTCGTTTAATCGAAGAAGTCTTACCACTTGGTTTAGACGAATTGGCTGCAGTAGATCAATTAGCCCGTATTTACGATGAAGAAGGCGCAGATGCCGGCTTTTCATTCGAACCCATTATCGCCTACGGTTCAAACGGTGCTGACCCACACCATGAATCTGACCATACCTTGCCGAAACTGGGTGATTCGATTGTCATTGATATCGGCTGTAAACATGAAGAATACTGTTCGGACATGACTCGTACCGTTTATTACGGTGAACCTAGTGCTGAGGCCAAAAGGGTATATGACATCGTGCTTGAAGCCAATTTACGTGGTATTAACGCGGTCAAGGTTGGCGAAACTTTGGCGAATGTGGACGCTGCAGCGCGTGATTACATTACAGCCCAAGGATATGGTGATCAATTTACCCACCGACTAGGCCATTTCATCGGACGCGAAGTTCATGAAAAAGGTGATGTGTCAAAAGCTAATACAGATACCATTAAAGATGGCAATATCTTCTCAATCGAACCTGGTGTTTACCTGACTGGTAATACAGCCGTTCGTATTGAAGATTTAGTGATCGCGCATGATGGTGGCACTGAAAACTTGAACCACTTCACCAAAGATATGCTTATTATTCAACCAAAATAA
- a CDS encoding FUSC family protein — protein sequence MKQSFHVGMRTLKTSLSVFMIILISAFIPIDPQIAALSAVFSQRADVTLSLSFGLRRTLSIVCGAFASLVYIFLHKLLPDHYLITALLGGLGILITIQTNLLVKNPQGVIGGSATFLVIVFNIPADNQYVYALLRVLDTFLGAIVAVSIEYIFPRERVVPWILTYNSYVPKFLQISTSDDV from the coding sequence TTGAAACAAAGTTTTCATGTTGGTATGCGGACGCTAAAGACTTCCTTGAGTGTCTTTATGATTATCCTTATTTCTGCATTTATCCCTATTGACCCGCAAATTGCTGCTCTTTCAGCGGTATTTTCACAAAGGGCTGACGTCACTTTGTCGCTTTCTTTTGGTTTACGCAGAACCTTATCCATTGTTTGTGGGGCTTTTGCTTCATTAGTTTATATTTTTTTACATAAGTTATTGCCTGACCATTATTTGATTACTGCACTTTTAGGCGGTTTAGGTATTTTAATTACGATTCAAACTAACCTTCTCGTCAAGAATCCACAAGGGGTTATTGGTGGTAGCGCCACTTTCCTTGTCATTGTCTTCAATATTCCAGCGGACAATCAATATGTCTATGCCCTACTTCGGGTGTTAGATACCTTTTTGGGCGCCATTGTCGCTGTAAGTATCGAGTATATTTTCCCAAGAGAGCGAGTGGTTCCTTGGATCCTTACTTACAATAGTTATGTACCGAAATTCCTACAAATCTCTACCTCTGATGATGTTTAA
- the alr gene encoding alanine racemase: protein MTIGYHRPSKAIVSLDAIIHNYFAIKKHIGNKAVMAVVKADGYGLGAVKIADALQSRGADGFAVAVADEALELRDAGIIAPIMILGLTDPDDAWLLANLEIGVTVSSLDYLKYAKKHDKDFSRLHQLNVHLKVDSGMGRIGVRSAKEAQKIIDYIAKHPKKFKLASVFTHYATADSFTDHGKDKVQAQSDFFESLLGQLDYSALGYTPLFHQSNSALSLWYPEKTLDAARLGLGLYGSIPSMEDVASPVDFKQALTLETEIIYVKQMHAGDTISYGADYVAGTDEWVATLPIGYADGWQRSYLGLDAIVDGERCPSVGRICMDQMIIRLPHEMPVGAKVTLIGTNGGQTVDVVDVASHAGTIAHEVLTNLGQRLPREYTSNKKKTMK from the coding sequence ATGACCATTGGTTATCATCGCCCTAGTAAGGCCATCGTGTCTCTAGATGCGATTATTCATAATTATTTCGCTATTAAAAAGCATATCGGTAATAAAGCTGTTATGGCAGTTGTTAAGGCTGACGGCTATGGTTTAGGTGCTGTCAAAATAGCCGACGCACTCCAATCTCGCGGTGCCGACGGTTTTGCAGTCGCGGTTGCGGATGAAGCTTTAGAATTAAGGGACGCTGGGATTATTGCCCCTATCATGATTTTAGGCTTGACTGATCCAGACGACGCTTGGCTTTTAGCCAATTTAGAAATTGGTGTGACAGTGTCTAGCTTAGACTATTTAAAATACGCCAAGAAACATGATAAAGACTTTTCTCGCCTTCATCAATTGAATGTCCACCTTAAAGTGGATTCTGGAATGGGACGGATTGGCGTGCGGTCTGCTAAAGAAGCGCAAAAAATCATTGATTACATTGCCAAACATCCGAAGAAATTTAAGTTGGCTTCAGTCTTTACCCACTATGCTACAGCTGATTCCTTCACTGACCATGGTAAGGATAAGGTTCAAGCCCAATCTGACTTTTTTGAAAGTTTGCTTGGTCAATTGGACTACTCAGCATTAGGGTACACCCCCCTTTTCCATCAATCAAACTCTGCCTTAAGCCTGTGGTACCCGGAAAAAACGTTGGATGCTGCGCGACTTGGCCTGGGCTTATACGGATCCATCCCAAGTATGGAAGATGTGGCGTCGCCTGTTGATTTCAAGCAAGCATTGACCTTGGAAACGGAAATCATCTACGTCAAACAAATGCATGCGGGCGATACGATTTCCTACGGGGCTGATTATGTGGCCGGTACGGATGAATGGGTGGCTACCCTACCGATTGGCTATGCGGACGGCTGGCAAAGAAGTTATTTGGGCCTGGATGCCATTGTTGACGGCGAGCGGTGCCCGAGTGTGGGCCGGATTTGTATGGACCAGATGATTATTCGCCTACCCCATGAGATGCCTGTAGGCGCTAAAGTGACCTTAATTGGGACAAATGGCGGCCAAACTGTTGATGTAGTGGACGTTGCTAGTCACGCTGGAACGATTGCCCATGAAGTCTTGACGAATTTAGGCCAACGATTGCCCAGAGAATATACATCTAATAAGAAAAAGACAATGAAATAA